In one Euleptes europaea isolate rEulEur1 chromosome 12, rEulEur1.hap1, whole genome shotgun sequence genomic region, the following are encoded:
- the FUT4 gene encoding alpha-(1,3)-fucosyltransferase 4 has translation MDRGSGSAEGSATRSLPNSCGNSTAPAKASGHPRAVHARRLSKQAPAPRRSRAAGGGGGGGRGGGGSMAGQVGRRELPPEGPGAGRRRWQQQPPPVQHAAAAAPPSSPCPAEHPPERWQRPAMEPRGEASGAGVLQQRRRRRRRRVGCWRPPRRLPRRLLAAGLTCCTVLALYAASGLQGLPARRPREEEEAPLSVLLWWEPFGRRRPLGDCRARYNISGCSLSTNRSRLQGAHAVLFHHRDLVLHGPQRLPAARTPAQRWVWMNFESPSHSPGLRGLAGLFNWTMTYRVDSDVFVPYGYLRARGSPAPVALPAKTKLAAWVISNWNEEHARVRYYRQLKRYLPVDVYGARGLELEDGSVVKTVSGYKFYLAFENSQHPDYITEKLWRNAFRSRAVPVVLGPPRANYELFIPSDSFIHVDDFASPAQLAVYLKFLDKNKNRYRRYFAWRKRYDVRVPSFWDEHCCRVCEAIRAAGDQRKTVQNLANWFES, from the exons atggaccgagggtccggtTCGGCAGAAGGCAGCGCCACGCGCTCGCTTCCAAACAGCTGCGGCAACTCAACAG CCCCCGCTAAAGCCTCCGGCCACCCCAGGGCCGTCCACGCCCGGCGGCTCTCCAAGCAGGCGCCTGCCCCGAGGCGGAGCCGAGccgcgggaggaggaggaggaggaggaagaggaggaggaggcagcatggccGGGCAGGTGGGGCGGCGGGAGCTGCCGCCGGAGGGGCCGGGCGCGGGGCGGaggcggtggcagcagcagccgccTCCCGTGCAGCATGCGGCCGCGGCGGcgcctccttcctccccctgccCGGCCGAGCATCCCCCGGAGCGGTGGCAACGGCCCGCGATGGAGCCCCGGGGGGAGGCGTCGGGGGCGGGGGTCttgcagcagcggcggcggcggcggcggcggcgggtgggCTGCTGGCGGCCGCCCCGGCGGCTCCCGCGGCGCCTGCTGGCCGCCGGCCTGACCTGCTGCACCGTGCTGGCCCTGTACGCCGCcagcggcctgcagggcctgcctgcgcggCGGCcccgcgaggaggaggaggcgccgctGTCCGTGCTGCTCTGGTGGGAGCCCTTCGGCCGCCGCCGGCCGCTGGGCGACTGCCGCGCGCGCTACAACATCAGCGGCTGCAGCCTCAGCACCAACCGCAGCCGCCTGCAGGGGGCGCACGCCGTGCTCTTCCACCACCGGGACCTGGTCCTGCACGGCCCCCAGCGGCTGCCCGCGGCCAGGACCCCCGCCCAGCGCTGGGTCTGGATGAACTTCGagtccccctcccactccccgGGCCTGCGGGGCCTGGCCGGCCTCTTCAACTGGACCATGACCTACCGGGTGGACTCGGACGTCTTCGTGCCCTACGGGTACCTGCGGGCCAGGGGCAGCCCGGCCCCCGTCGCCTTGCCCGCCAAGACCAAGCTGGCGGCCTGGGTCATCAGCAACTGGAACGAGGAGCACGCCCGGGTCCGCTACTACCGGCAGCTGAAGCGGTACCTCCCCGTCGACGTCTACGGGGCCCGGGGCCTGGAGCTGGAGGACGGCAGCGTGGTCAAGACCGTCTCGGGGTACAAGTTCTACCTGGCCTTCGAGAACTCCCAGCACCCCGACTACATCACGGAGAAGCTCTGGAGGAACGCCTTCCGGTCCAGGGCCGTGCCCGTCGTGTTGGGGCCCCCCAGGGCCAACTACGAGCTCTTCATCCCCTCGGATTCTTTCATCCACGTGGACGACTTTGCCAGCCCGGCCCAGCTGGCCGTGTACTTGAAGTTCCTCGATAAAAACAAGAACAGGTACAGGAGGTATTTCGCCTGGCGGAAAAGATACGACGTCCGGGTGCCTTCGTTCTGGGATGAACACTGCTGTAGGGTTTGCGAAGCGATCCGGGCCGCCGGCGACCAACGCAAGACCGTTCAGAATCTGGCCAACTGGTTTGAGAGTTGA